A single Candidatus Thalassolituus haligoni DNA region contains:
- a CDS encoding LysR family transcriptional regulator: protein MTYNAHLLDGIIIFAEVVSAGSFTRAADNTGHSTSYISKEIARLEERLGTRLLNRTTRSLHLTAEGRLYYQQCQQIIADVSNTQNALMGQQQQPTGTLKVSCPVSFGMAQMRGIFSDFLQHYPQVGLEIDFNNLKVDIVADGFDVVIRATPQLEDSSLISRRVMRSRAVTLAAPSYLQQYGTPQRPEELTEHHCITYTYLKTPRLWHYRNQYGKDIQVEVNSRVSSNSSEMEISLCLAGQGIARMPSFLFTNEISSGRLIELFTDYQPMVIDIYLIYPSRKHMSAKVRCFIDFVAERLAQRTGI from the coding sequence ATGACTTACAATGCCCACCTGTTGGACGGCATCATCATCTTTGCCGAAGTGGTCAGTGCTGGCAGCTTCACCCGTGCCGCCGACAACACCGGGCACTCCACCTCCTACATCAGCAAAGAAATCGCCCGACTTGAAGAACGCCTCGGCACCCGCCTGCTCAACCGCACCACCCGCTCACTGCACTTGACCGCCGAAGGCCGACTCTACTACCAGCAATGCCAGCAAATCATTGCCGATGTCAGCAATACCCAAAACGCCCTGATGGGCCAGCAACAACAACCCACCGGCACCCTCAAGGTCAGCTGCCCAGTCAGCTTTGGCATGGCCCAGATGCGCGGCATATTCTCCGACTTTCTGCAGCATTACCCGCAGGTCGGCCTCGAAATCGACTTCAACAACCTCAAGGTCGACATCGTCGCAGACGGCTTCGACGTCGTGATACGAGCCACCCCGCAACTGGAAGACTCCAGCCTCATCAGCCGTCGCGTTATGCGTTCACGGGCCGTGACACTCGCCGCTCCGTCCTATTTGCAACAATACGGAACTCCGCAACGGCCAGAAGAACTCACCGAACATCACTGCATCACCTACACCTACCTGAAAACACCGCGTCTCTGGCACTACCGCAACCAATACGGCAAAGACATCCAGGTCGAGGTAAACAGCCGGGTCAGCAGCAACAGCTCAGAAATGGAAATATCCCTCTGCCTCGCCGGACAAGGCATCGCCCGCATGCCCTCATTTTTATTCACCAACGAAATCAGCAGTGGCCGACTCATCGAACTGTTTACCGACTACCAACCGATGGTGATTGATATCTACCTGATCTACCCCAGCCGCAAACACATGTCTGCCAAAGTACGCTGCTTTATTGATTTTGTTGCCGAGCGACTGGCACAACGCACCGGGATATAA